The DNA sequence ACGCACATAAGATGCAGAAGGTGTGGTCACCACACGTATAATGTAAGAACCAAGAGGTGCTCTCACTGTGGATTCCCTGCCCCAAGGATCAGATCCTATAGATGGGCAAAAGCCAAGTGAAGACTGTGCAGTTGTTGGGTTCAAGGGCAGGATAAATGCCTATGATCCCATAATAACTGCGCTTCGTACATTGCAGCATAGAGGTCAGGAATCCGCCGGTATGGCAGTTTTTGATGGAAAGAGAACTGTACTTAAAAAAGGTCGAGGTTTAGTAACCGATGTTTTCAATCCTTCAATGGATAACATTCAGGGCAAGGTGGGTGTTGGCCACACAAGATATTCGACCGCAGGTTCCAAGGATGTGACAGACGCCGGTCCATTTGTGATAAACTCCCAGGTTGGGTTCATCTCATTATCTCACAATGGAGAGATAGTCAATGCGGAAGAGCTCAAAGATGAGATGAAAAGGGAAGGTGTCAATTTCCAGAGTGATTCTGATACAGAAGTTCTCCTAGCAGAACTGTCAAGAAACATATCAAAATACGGACTGAAGCAGGGCTTCGAGGTATCAATGAACACGCTGCGAGGCGCCTACGCGTGCGCAGTTGGAATAAACGACAGACTCTTTGCCATGCGAGATCCCAATGGAATAAGGCCCCTTGTCATAGGAAAGAACTCCGACGGCTACATAATTGCCAGTGAGAGCTGCGCGATCGACGCTCTTGAGGGTACGCTGATAAGAAATGTTGAACCTGGAGAGGTTGTAGAGCTCACCGAAGATGGCCCGAAGACAATAGCGCTGCATAGCGGAGAGAAAAGAGCGCACTGTATGTTCGAATATGTCTATTTCTCGAGGCCAGACAGTACCATAGACGGAATAAATGTGTACATGGCCAGAGTGAAGATGGGGATGATGCTTGCTGAGGAAAGCCCGGTGCAGGCCGATCTCGTAATTCCTGTTCCAGATTCTGGAAGATCACAGGCCATAGGCTATTCCATGCAGTCAGGCATCCCTTATGCTGAGGGCCTTATGAAGAACAGGTACTCCGAGAGGACGTTCATAATGCCGACGCAAAGCGACAGAAAGTCCGCTGTCAGGTTGAAGCTGAATCCTGTGAGAGAGGTCATAAGCGGAAAGAAGGTTGTGCTGGTTGATGACAGCATAGTGAGGGGCAACACCATGCGGTTCATAGTCAGCCTGATGAGGAAGTATGGCGCCAGAGAGGTTCATGTTCGCATAGGTTCACCTCACATCGTTGCGCCTTGCTATTTCGGAGTTGATATGAAGACAAAGGATCAGTTCATAGCTCGCGGAAAGACTGACGAGGAAATAAACAGGGAGATAGGAGCAGATTCCTTGGCATTCCTCTCAATCGATGGACTGAAAAAAGCCATAGGTTTGGATGAAAACCATCTCTGCCTTGGATGCTTAACAGGCATATATCCAATAGATATCTCAAAGAAGATAGCAGAAAAGATCACGCAGTATTAGATTCATTTCTTCGCCTTTTTTATCTCATCCTCGATCTTCTCGCGTATCGATTTTGTGTCTATCCGTGTTCCAAGCAGATCCGATCTAGCAGCTATAGCAACCTTATTGGCTATGATCCTTGCTATCTTTCCCCTCGCCTTAGGATTTATGGCAGACAGGCCTGGAAATTTGAATATAACACCATACTTTGGATTCTTCCTCCCATGGCCGAGGGCTTGAAACAGTGCCTTCTCTGCTCCAAGCATCTGTATGGAACTGCTCGGCATAAAGGCAAGACGCCTCAGACCGCGTGATCTCTCAAGAAGATCCATCGCCAACTTGGGACCCACAAGATCCGTCGTATTAGGCATGATCTCCCTTATTCTCAACCTGATGCTGTCATCGATCTGGGATCTGAAATCGCAGAGATCCGATCCCTTCCTGAATATGGTGGATATATCATCGATCGATGATCCGTTCCTGAAGAACTGGCAGGGATCTCCAGATGTGTTTATCCGGTATGGTATCGAGAATGGAAGACACTTCTCATAATATTTATTTATCATCTCGTCCAGAGCGTTTCTTATAGAAGCCACCTTTATCAGTGCCTGGTCTGGGGTGAACTCTTCCCTTATCCTTTCCTTTCCATACTCTATCAGCAGCCTTCTCAGATCTGGCTTCTCCCCTGTCCCGTTCAGTTCTGGTATTTTTCCCTCTCTCAGTTCTTTGAATATCCTTATGTAATCCTGATCCAGATCTTTGAACAGCCTCTTCCCGCTGCCGTACCACATTATTCTTTCCATCGTCAGCCTCCAGAAATATATGATCGAAATCCACTACTTTCATAAAGATGTTGTCAGAGCTACACATCGCTATGCCGGTTCCAACCAGATCGTTGTCCTCGGAGATGACAGCCACACGATCTCCCTTTCTGAATTTTCCATTGATTATCTTTATGCCACCAGCATACAGATCTGAACCATGCGCTATATTCTTCATCGCGCTCCTCTTGACCACTATCTTGGGATGATCCCTGAAGGCATAGGTCATATCCAGAATATGATCGCGTAGGGCCGCGTCTTCGCCGTTCCTGGCAAGATCGACCATGGCCGATAGATCCTGCAGGGTTATGCATTTGTCCTCTGTGAAAGGTCCTGTGGATATTCTGCGCAGATCGACCATCTGTCCTCCTTTGCCCGAAACATACCCTATGTCGGTGCACAGAGTACGTATATAGGTCCCAGACTCGCATTTGACGTGAAAGAGTACTATCTTCTCCTTCTTTTCAAGCAGATCAAGGGAGTATATCGTCTTCACCCTCAGATTTCTCGCAACCGCGCTTCGGACGGGTGGAAGCTGGTATATCTTACCAGTAAATTTTCTGAAATAGTATTTTACCTCATCTTCGGTTATGTCCTCATAGAAACGCATCACGCCCACATACTCCTTTGGGCTTTCATGCACCACATCCACAAGCCGTACTGCTTTTCCTATGGCCATGGTCAGTACACCGGTGACATTTGGATCCAGCGTTCCTATATGGGCAACCTTCTCTATTCCCATCAGATCCCTAACCCAGTAATCAACCTGATGACTGGTTGGCCCCTGTGGCTTATCGATAACTATGAAACCATTGATCTTGGAAAAGTCCAAAGACATCGCCTGCTTATCATACCTACGTATTTAAGTTAGAATGATGATCAGCTTAACCTTGGAGTAAATATCTCCTTCCTTGACATCTCATCTATCCTATTTGCTATATGAACGGCTATTTCATTAGGCTTCATAAATTCGGTGTTCACCACTATATCGTATATCGATAGATCGTCTATGTCTATACCGTATAGTTTCCTGTATCTCTCCTTCTCCGATCTTTCCCGCTTATCCATGAGGCTTCTGGCACTGTCTATATCTATATTTTCTCTCCCGGCAAAGCGTACAAGCCTTGTATAATAGGTAGCATAGAGAAATACCCTGAACGCTGTTATACCGTTCATATATGATATCCAGCCTGCCAGACGCCCCTCCACAATTATGTTATCGTTCTGCATCATGAGGGCTTTCTGAGTCTCATCTGTATAGTAATCCGCCTCAGGATGCGTTTCTGAATAAATATTGAAGTCCTCTATGCTCATGCCCATCTTCTTTGCAGTTTCTCTGAAAAATGTTCCCGATGAGTATACAGTATAACCGGTTATCTTTGAGAGCTCCTTGCTCACAGTTGATTTTCCGCTGCCTATCTTTCCGGCAATTGTTATCCTCATCTACGTCACTGATCAATCTACCGTTTTTGATGGGGCCATTCTGCTTAACTTTCTGAGCTTGAAGCTGAAGTCCACATACTTCATGACCATGGTCACAAAGTATGAAACGACAAGCTCGGTCAGGAAATACATGAATATCCAGTATGGCATTATCCAGAAATGCGCTGTAGTTATGTTTATGTTGAAGTCCCAGGGAAAGGCAACGTAGTTGTAGGGAAGGTTTCCTACAAAAACGAAAAGCCAGGCATAGAACAGGATCGTCACAACACTGATGACCATGAGGGGCTTCATGGTGTTCATTGAGAGCTGATACTGATCCATGGACATCTGCATCCTCATGCTGTTCAGCTTGTTTATCTTCTTCATATCACGCTCTCTGTAAGCCTCCCTTATGGCATCGTTGAATGCCTTCATAGTGTTCTGCATCTTGCCCATCTTAACCCAGTCAGTGAAGAAATACCTGGGTATGGATAGAATTATACCTATTATCACGCCGGTGAGTATGATCGTAAGAACTGGATATCTGTAACCGAAGCCGATTGAGGGGATGAGTGCAAAATTTAACAGTTTTCCGACAGCATCCCTGGATGAAGGCGTTATAACCAGAAACAGCGAGCCGAGCATGACGACCATGTAAATCATCTGGAAGGTCATCATCTTCTTCATCGCTTCCTGCTGTTCCTTAGGATACTGTTCAGTCAACTGCTATCACCTTTATTATATCCTGAGCTGCTTTATCTGGTTTTCCTTCTTCGTTAGTGATTATCTTTACGGTAGCTCCGCTGAAGATGGAATATGCTGCAGCAAATGCCCTGTTGATCTCCTGATGCTCCCTTATGCTCTCCAGAGAGTCTTCGTCCCTGGATCTCGTTGGATCGTTCTGTCTTCTCTTAAGGATCAGATCTGGGGGTGCCTCAATTATGATATACACGGATGCATTTATCTCTCTAAGCACCCATTCTGGTAATCCTGGTAGATATCCGAATGGCGTTTTGATGGACATATGTGTGTCAACTATTACGTCATTCATCTTGCCTATCTCAGTACCAGCATTCTTTTGCAGGTCTATCTGAATTTCCCTCGATAGCTTGCGCATCTGATCCCTGTTCTCGACCAGGCCTCTCTTTTTTGCCAGCTCAAACATGAGGGTGCCGTAATTCACTATCTTTATCCCGGTTTGCTTGCTCACTATGTCCAGCACAGTGGTCTTACCAACCCCTGCCACACCAGTAATTACTGATCGCATTTAACCACCAACGAAGAACTGCCTTATCACAGGATGCATCTCCATGAGTTGCTCCCTGCCCATAGCCTCATAGAACTGTATGATTATACCAACTGCCAGAAGCAAGCCCGTACCGCTCGTGTCGCCCACAGTACCTATCAAGTTAGCTCCAGCTGCCAGCAGTCCAACCACCGCACCGCTGAATATGGTTATAGCGGGTATGTATTTTTTGAGGACACGCTCCATAACCCTTGGATCCCTTCTGAACCCAGGTATCTGCATACCGCTGGCCTGTATCTGCTTCGCTACCGAAGAGGCGCCCATATTGGTTGTTTCGATCCAGAATATGGCAAACAATACGCTGAAGCCAACCATGAAGGCTGTGAACACTATTATGTGTATTGCCTCCTGCAGAGGGGTGTGCCCAAGCAGAATATTCTGATATCCTGACGGCTGAAGAATTGGAAACAGCCAGTCGGATAGGCCGTTAGGCGAGAAGAGATAGTATGCAAGCCCACCCGTTGGGGTTGTTGCCGATATATTCAGCGCAGTGGCCTGCGCAGTTGTAGGATAGGAACCTAGCAACGGATTGTGACCAAGTATTGGCACCTTGCTCAGTACCGGGCTGCTCCAGAACAGCAGGGTCCACATTGATACGTTGGCCAGGAGTGCTGTAGCAAGTATCACCGGTATATTCGACGCATAGAGAAGCTGAAGTGGGTATCTTCCTCTTGCTCCCCTGACCCTCTCATGCGATATCGGAAGTTCGATCTTGCTGCTCTGGAAATAGGCCACTAGGAAGAATATCAGCAGCGTGCCCAGAACAGCTATCATTGGGTTCGGAGGTGAGAACAGGATCTGCACTACGCCGTTTGTAAGCAGATAAGATGAGGATGAATGCATTATTATGTAGAACATCTTTGGAAAAGCACCGGCTGGTGGATTGGTGAGAGAGTATGTAAGAGCGTTGTTAAGTGCCTGCCAGTTGAACGCGCCGATGAATAGCTGCTCTGAAACGTCAGCGGCTATGAAGAGCGATATACCAGATCCTATCCCGTATTTGGAAACGACCTCATCCATGAGGAATACAAGGTATGAACCGAAGAAGAGCTGAAGTATGATTATGGTCTGAGCAAGAAACTCACCATATCCCGGGAACACGGCGTTTATTGAGTTCACTACCTTTGTGTCAGGAACCAGATAACCAAATGCCTGCGGGATGGCCTCTACGAAGATCATTATTATTACAAGGAGTTTCTGTACGCCCTGATATATGGCCTTATCCTCGGCATTCTGAAGATCAAGATTGAATATCTTAGCTCCCACGAAAAGCTGCATCACTATGCTTGCGGTAACTATCGGGCCAATACCTAGATCCATCAGAGAACCAGAAGCTCCGGCAAATATCTCTCTGAATGATGCAAAGACGTCTATAGTCTGTGCTGTGTTCAAACCGTATATGTATATATTGCTCAACGCAAAGTATAGGACAACTATGAGCGCTGTCCATGCCATCTTATATTTGAACTCTACATGGCCCTTGGCCTTCTTGACCGCAGGTAGCTTTGCGGTGAGGTCTTCCAGCCCATATAACTTGCTCTTCTTTGGGCCGGTATAGCTTGCAACCAGATACGTTATATAGAAGAGTGGTGCTATTATAAATCCAGCTATTGCAAGCTTGATGTACCCCAGATGACCGAAGTACCAGAATGCGACCATTATGATCGCATATACGACTATGAGGGGGAAAACAACTGAGTTATTACGCTGAGCTTCCGTCATTTTCGATCTTCGAACCTATAGCTGAAAGCTTACTTATTGCTTTTTCGGTTGCCTTGTCAATGATGATCGTTGACTTGACCGTGAAATTGCCGTTACCAAGCAATTTATCGTAACCTGCGGACTTAAGATCGACTATCACTTCGCCATTTTCTTCCCTGACGAAACCGTCTCTCTTAAGACTCTCGTACATGTATTCTATGTCACCAAGGTTGATTGGTACCTCTACCTGAGATATGTGATGGCTAGTGAAACCCTTTCCTCCAAAGTGAAGTGGATCGTATTTCACCATCCATATCCATTTATGCTTTCCCATACCTGCGTTTCCGCTTCCTCCCTTCTTTCCCTTTCCACGACCTGCCTTGAATCCGCGTCCGTAATGGCCGCCACGGAGCTTCTTAGTTCTCTCTCTTACCATTCAGATCCACCCCTGATACTATCATCTTTCTGATCAACCTGTTGATATCGGATCCCCTGTATCCAGAAGACCCACCACTTCTGTATGACTTCCTTATGGCCTCATATCCACCCTTTGGTGGATTCAATCTGATGACAGGGACAGCATCCGCTATATCGGATGGCTTTACCTTCCCATCTATGAGCGCCTGTGCCAGATCCCTGTAGGATGCAAATCCAGTCTTCTCTTTAAGTTCCTCTTCCGTGAGATGTCTGCGCCCTTTAAAGAGAAGTCTGTTCTTCAGCAGAATCTCTAGCGTATCAACGTCTATCTCGCCCCATGTAACGTAATCCTTGACCTTCTGAAGCATACCCTTGACCACCTCATCCTCATTCAGCAGGACAAGGTGATTTATCCGGTTAAGCCGCATCAGATGCGCAGTATCGGCAATATCCTGCTTTATTCCAGTTCTGCCTCTAATCCTTATGGCCGCTAACATTTATAACACTCCCCGAATATATAGGTGTCGACAATACAATGCCAGGATTGATTCTGACCTTTGACGTTTCCTTCAGCGCGTTATATACCGCTAGAGCATAATTCACCGTTGTCTTGGTGTGACCGGACGCGAACCCCCATGCGTCCTCTATGCCTGCGATGCTGAGTATAGTTCTTGCAACATCGCCAACCGCAAGCCCGACGCCTCTCGGAGCAGGTTTCAGCGTTATCCTGACGGATCCTGATTTGCCCTGAACCAGAAATGGCAAGGTGTGCGCTCTACCGCATCCACATTCCCAGGAACCGCAACCCCTCCTTATCTCCATTATATTGAGCTTCGCATTGATCAGCGCCTTTCTGATTGCCGGAGCAGCCTCCTTGGACCTTCCTATTCCAAGGCCAACGTATCCATCTCCGTTGCCCACAACAACGGTTATCGAATAAGTCATCCTTCTTCCGGAGTCGGTCATCCTCTGCGCCCTTTTGATATCTATAACCTCATCCTTAAGGTTAGGGAGCAGATAGTCTACTATCTCGTACTCCTTCAGCGGAAGCTTGCTCCTGAGGGCTTCCCCCATGGTCTTTATTTGACCAGATGCCACAAGCTTACCCAGCTGTGTCTTAGGAATCCATTCATCACTCATGCTTTTTCCTCCATTTTCTTGAAGTTCTTAACAACTTCTGACATCTTCAACGGAGACTTGAGGTGCTTTCCATCGATCCTCTTCTTGTCTGGAAAAACGTCCTCTCCATGCGGAACCTCTACGCCTGCGTCTATGAAGCCTTTCAGACAGGCGGAGATCCTTCCACCTTTTCTGAATTTTCTTCTGCCGGTGTCCAGTACAGCTGTCTCAACGCCGTTCTTCTCAGCTTCAATACCAGCTATGTAACCGACCAGGTAGCATACCTGAATATTGTTTCCCCTGAGATCGACACCGTACTTGGCCAGCGATTTGTCTGTAACTGTGAACAGTATTCTGTCTCCAACATCAGAATACTCTGCAAGCTGGGCTATGACACCCTTTCCGGTTATTCGAACTATGAACCTCCTCTCCCTTGATTTGAGTAACTTGAGCCTCTTCGAATAATCTGTAATTCCTGCCTCTTTTCTCTTGAACACCATGGATATCACTCACCAACTAAACCTGCACTTTTAAGATGGGACAGAAGCTGAGATCTGGATCTTATAGATCCGCTCTTTATGAATCTGTAGTACTTCCTGTAGGTTTCTTTTGTTATTTTTCCATCATTCTTGAGGGTTCTGAGTTCATCCCTGAGGGCCCTTATCGTGTCTATCCAGCGCTCCTTGCGTGGATATCTTGCGTACCTCGTTCCCCTGATGGAACCTGGACCTCTTCTCCTGTCCTTGGATAGTTGCTTTATCCTCTTCTTCAGTCTTCCATTGGATATTCCTTTCTTCTGCTTGATCTTTATAACATCCTGCTTCATCAGGGCCATTATATCCTGCCTTGTGGCAGCTTCCATCACTCTGTCAACCTTATTTGTATCGATGTATACCCTGGAAACACCGACACCTTTCATATCGGCCACAATTCTCTTCACACTGTCTGATCTCATGAATTTCACCTTCCGTTGAGCACCTTAAGGTTGAGCTCTTCCGACCTTTTCATTATTTCCTGCCTCTTGCGGGAGCCAACGCTTGATGCTATCCTTACTGCCTGATACTTGGGGTCTATGGCCTCCAGTTCTTTAACGTTGTGCACCAGCACCTCATGGTATCCTGATGGATGCATGCCCCTGACTGCAGCGGGAGATCTGAATCCAGCATCAACGACGGGTGGCCTTCTTGCAAGATGCTCTCTCAATTTTGAGTGTTTTCCCCTGGGTTTCCGCCATGCATCACCGAGCTTCTTGTACCTGAACCATTCCTGCCGGTGGAACTCCACTCTCTTTCTGGCCATCAAATTCTTGATCTTTAGCAATCTGCGCTGATTCTCATCAAGTGATCTGTTCATCTCATTCACCCTTGGAAATGAGGTATATACCATCCTGAAAAACCCTTGGGTCAAAACCCTTGATTATGGTTGATCTTTCTATATTTGCTGCTGTCTCACCGACATCCTTCTTTGATACTCCTGAAATGTAGACGCGATCTCCTTTGACCGTGACCGTTGTGTCGCCGACTATCTCAGCAGTTCTCGGAGATCGTTCTCCGAAGAAGTTTTCTATGACCACTGTCTTTCCTTTAACGGAGACTCTCATAGGGAAATGGCTGTAATCGATCTTCATCTCATACTGGAAGCCATCCTTCAACCCCTTTATCATGTTTTTGATCTCAGAAGCCCATGTTCCTACTATTCCTCTTACCATTGAATTATCCTTGCTTGAATATATCTTTATGGCATTTCCTTCCTTTGCTATTCTGACGTAATTGTTTGCAAAGTCTTTCGAAATGGTTTTACCACCATAAGACATCGTGATGTTTGTCCCAGAAACAGTTGCCGTAAAGCCTTCTGGGATATCTATGGATCTAGCTTCCTTCCAGTTTATCATTTTTTACACCTCAGTATACGTAGGCCAGAAGTTTACCCCCGATTCCAAGCTTTCTTGCCTCGATATTGCTCATCACACCTTTGGTTGTGGTGAGTATGAGTATACCGAAATCCTCGGCAGGTAGGTATCTGGCCTCATACTTCTCAAGATTCTTGTTCTTAACTGGGAACCTTGGCTTAATGACACCACAGTTATTTATAGTTGTGTTCAGAACAATTCTGAATTTACCGCCCCTGCTTTCATCTATGACCTCGAAGCTCTTGATGTAGTTGTAATCCTGCATAACCTTGAGTACCTTGCCTATCAACTTCGCTGCGGGTTCAGCAACTATCTCTCTCTTTCCCAGCCTCGAAGCGTTCTTTATCGAATTTATGACATCGTTCAATGTATCATTTTTCATCTGGACACCTCAGCTATATTTCTCAAATCCCAACTGTCTTGCCGTCTCCCTAAAGCACTGTCTGCACAGGTGCAGGCCATACCTTCTTACAATGCCTCTCTTCCTACCGCATCTGACACAACCATCAATATGCCCGTACTTTTTCTTTGGTTTAAGTTTTACCTGAGACAAAATTTCACCTCACCACTGTAACCTTGAAGTTCTTCTGCAGGAACTCCTGTGCTTCTTCCTTCTTTATCCTTATGCTGTTCGGTACCGTTCTTGCAGCGATCCTTCTTCTCTCTATTCTGTATCCGCCCCGTCTCTTGAATACGATGGCGACATCCATTCCAAATATACCTATATCAGGATCGTACTTCATTCCCTTGAAATCAGTATAATCAGATATACCAAAGTACGCATTTCCGTGTTTGTCGAATGAGTAATCTGTTATCTTGTAGTCCTTCACATAGAAAGCCCTGTTCAGGAATTCCATTGCATCCTTCTTCCTGAGCGTCACCTTTACACCTATGGGCAATCTCTTTCTTATGTTGAAATCACGTACGCTCTTCTTTGCAAGAGTGTTAGTTGCCTTATGGCCTGTAAGCATCTCCAGGACCTTTGCAGCCTTCGTAAGGCGATCACCTGCCTGTCCGACACCTATGTTTACGACGACCTTGTCTATGATGATCTCCTCCATAGGATTCATGGGATCACCTCTTCAGGATTTATTGCGAAGGAGAACTTCGAACTGCTCACCATGAATACATGATCCTTTATGGTGGAGAAGCCTTCCTGGAAGTGTACCAGATTCGCAGAAGATCCCTCCTTGACCTCTATCTTGCTTATTGTACCTATCTGGTTGACATGGGATCCAGCCGTAAGATAGGCCTTGTTACCTGGCTGCATCTTTATTATTTCCTTTATCTGTATGTCCGGAATGGAAACTACCAGCACGTCCCCTACCTTGATGCTCTTATCATCTGTCATTATCGTCCTTCCATCGTGAGTTCCTATCTGTATCCTGTTTCCAGGAGCTACGACCTTGGTCTTCACTTTGAGCAGCTTGATTCCAGATCTTTCCTTATCCTCCTTCATCAGTACAAGCGCGCCCTGATCATTGTATATCACTCTGAAGAATTCGTTATTGATCTCCACGACATCCATGAATCCGACTGCGAATTTCTTCTGCCTAACCACCTTTCCGTCCACCTTGACAAGTCCGTTCGCCAGTATTCTGGCAGCTTCACGTTCCTTGTCTGATAGACCGAGATAGTCTCTAATTATCGATAGCAAGGTTACCGACTGGTCCTTGGGATGCATGCCCGGATTTGGGGTTGGACCCCAGAAGAAGATCTTCCTAGGGATCTTCACCTGCCTTGATACCATCAGCCTCTTAGTTCTGTTTATCATCCTCATCAACCTCCGCTTTTTCCTCCGCTACTGGCTCTTCTCCGGTTTCCTCCGGTTCAGCCTTCTCCTCCTGCTTGGTCTCGGCAGGTTCCGGTTCTGGCGTCTCTACCACTATGTTCTTCCTGGCAGCCAGCGATTTGATCTTATCGAATCTGTCACCGCGAGACAGATCCAGATGAGTGATCTGAAGCTTTTCTGGCTGGATACCGAAGCCCTTCTGTTTTCCATCAGCCTTTGCTATGGTTATGCCTTCAACCACAACCAAGCCGGCGGCATGATCCACCTCTGCGACCTTGCCGCCCTCCCCCCTCTTTGATCCACTAATGACCTTGACAACATCGCCCTTAATCACAGGGAACGAACGGATTCCATATTTCTTTCTCAGATCCTTGCTGAGAGATACCTCCATCTTTCTGTACATTAGCGATCACCTTAAACTATAATGGATGCTATGGCCGCTATTCTTGGCCATCTTTCGGCTGCTTCCCTGGCCACAGGCCCCTTGATCTCAGAACCACGTACCTCGCCATCAGGCGTCACCAGAACAGCCGCATTATCCTCAAACTGCACCATCGTACCATCAGGTCTCCGATAGGGACGCTTCTGCCTGATGACAACTGCGTACACAACCTTTGATCTCATCTCAGGAGTGCCCTTCTTAACGCTAGCCATGAACATATCGCCCACACCAGCTGCAGGTATCCTTCTTGCCTTTCCGTGCCATGCCTTGACATCTATAAGGCTTATAGATCTGGCTCCCGTATTGTCAGCGCATGTTATATTCGCACCAAGCGGCAATCCCCTTGTCTGTCTGCCTGCTATTCCCTTCATTGGTTCACCTTCTCAACAATTACGAAAGAAATCGTTTTGGCCAATTTCCTGCATTCGGCAAACCTCACGGTGTCTCCCGGTTTGATCTTAATGCAGTCAGGAACATGAACGTGATATTTTTTTATCTTTGTTGCCTTTCTTTCATATTTTGGAATGTACTGCTGGTATTCCCTGGCAACGACCGCACTCTTGGTCATATTTGCTGACACAACTCTGCCTACTAGTACCTGACCCCTTACAGACAGCTTCCCATGATATGGGCAGTGCGGATCGTTGCATTCATTTTCTGGCGCTTTGACGTCGAGTCCTATATTACGTGTATACATCTTCTTACCTCCTAAGATCTCTCAATATTCTTCGATATTCCTTCAGCCTGTCTTCAGGCCGCATATTTATCAGATCTCCATCAACATACCGATCATTAATCTTGAATCTCCTCAGATGCTTCGCTATCTTTATTCTTCTCCCGCCGGTATCTATTTCCAACATGTTCTTAGTTTCGAAACTGACCAGGCCTTTCTTTCCTATTTCAGTCCTGTTAGGGCTGTCGATCACCGAAATATCCATTCCAGTGAATTCGTCGAAATAGATCATCTCATTCCACGCTCGCTTTGAATCCCATGTCTTCGAGGTATTTTTTGACCTCTTGCCTATGGTCTCCCTGGAGTTCAATTATCTTTCCCTCTTTCACTGTACCGCCTGAGGCTACCTTCTTCTTTAGCTCTTTGGCTATCTTTTCAATGTCCTCTGTCTTTGGATCTATGCCTTCTATTATGGTGACGAATTTTCCATACCTTCTCTTGTCAACCATTATCTTAACGGCCTGCGTTTCTCTTCCGAATCCTTCCCAAGGCTGTAACTCCTTGGGCATGCCGGTGAAATTTTTATCCTTCAT is a window from the Thermoplasma sp. Kam2015 genome containing:
- a CDS encoding 30S ribosomal protein S4e, which encodes MRMINRTKRLMVSRQVKIPRKIFFWGPTPNPGMHPKDQSVTLLSIIRDYLGLSDKEREAARILANGLVKVDGKVVRQKKFAVGFMDVVEINNEFFRVIYNDQGALVLMKEDKERSGIKLLKVKTKVVAPGNRIQIGTHDGRTIMTDDKSIKVGDVLVVSIPDIQIKEIIKMQPGNKAYLTAGSHVNQIGTISKIEVKEGSSANLVHFQEGFSTIKDHVFMVSSSKFSFAINPEEVIP
- the rplX gene encoding 50S ribosomal protein L24; this translates as MYRKMEVSLSKDLRKKYGIRSFPVIKGDVVKVISGSKRGEGGKVAEVDHAAGLVVVEGITIAKADGKQKGFGIQPEKLQITHLDLSRGDRFDKIKSLAARKNIVVETPEPEPAETKQEEKAEPEETGEEPVAEEKAEVDEDDKQN
- a CDS encoding 30S ribosomal protein S17 → MYTRNIGLDVKAPENECNDPHCPYHGKLSVRGQVLVGRVVSANMTKSAVVAREYQQYIPKYERKATKIKKYHVHVPDCIKIKPGDTVRFAECRKLAKTISFVIVEKVNQ
- a CDS encoding translation initiation factor; this encodes MKDKNFTGMPKELQPWEGFGRETQAVKIMVDKRRYGKFVTIIEGIDPKTEDIEKIAKELKKKVASGGTVKEGKIIELQGDHRQEVKKYLEDMGFKASVE
- a CDS encoding 50S ribosomal protein L5; the encoded protein is MNPMEEIIIDKVVVNIGVGQAGDRLTKAAKVLEMLTGHKATNTLAKKSVRDFNIRKRLPIGVKVTLRKKDAMEFLNRAFYVKDYKITDYSFDKHGNAYFGISDYTDFKGMKYDPDIGIFGMDVAIVFKRRGGYRIERRRIAARTVPNSIRIKKEEAQEFLQKNFKVTVVR
- a CDS encoding 50S ribosomal protein L14, with the protein product MKGIAGRQTRGLPLGANITCADNTGARSISLIDVKAWHGKARRIPAAGVGDMFMASVKKGTPEMRSKVVYAVVIRQKRPYRRPDGTMVQFEDNAAVLVTPDGEVRGSEIKGPVAREAAERWPRIAAIASIIV
- a CDS encoding ribonuclease P protein component 1 — encoded protein: MIYFDEFTGMDISVIDSPNRTEIGKKGLVSFETKNMLEIDTGGRRIKIAKHLRRFKINDRYVDGDLINMRPEDRLKEYRRILRDLRR